A window of Adhaeribacter arboris genomic DNA:
GAACGTTTAACCGCTCAAATTCCGGATGTACAGTTTAACGGAAATTCAGCTATACCCGAAAAAAGCTTGTATACCGTTTTAAATGTAAGTTTACCGCCCTCTGACATTACCGAAATGCTGCTGTTTAACTTAGACATAAACAAAATCTCAGCCTCCGGAGGAAGTGCTTGTACCAGTGGCGCAAATGCCGGTTCACATGTTTTAAGCGCGTTAAATTGCGATCCGGAAAGAGGAGCCATCCGGTTTTCATTCAGTAAATACAATACTCCCACCGAAATTGACTATGCCGCGGAAAAATTAGCCAGCTTATACGTTAAAGTTTCGGTATAAAATATTCAAAACCTTGACATTATAAAGAAGGGCTGCTATAAACAAAAATAGCAGCCCTCGTGTTTTATGTCTATTCCGAATTTATTTTTAAATGATTTTTAAGAATAAGCTTGAAATAGTTTAATTTTTCTACTTTTGCGGCAATTTACCAATCATTATGGCAATAATAGGAACGGATACAGAACAGGCAGCTAATTTATTGCGAGCCGGACAATTGGTATCTATCCCAACCGAAACGGTTTATGGCTTAGCTGCTAACGCCTACCTGGAAGAAGCAGTTGTGTCTATTTTTGAGGCCAAACAACGGCCGGCTTTTGATCCTTTAATTGTGCATACGCATAGTATTCAGGAATTGAATAAGATAGCCGTGAATATACCGCAGCGGGCTTACCAATTAGCCGAAGCCTTTATGCCGGGACCTGTTACTCTAATTTTACCGCGACATCCGAAAATTCCGTTGTTGGTTACCTCTGGTAATGAGTCGGTAGGAGTGCGTATTCCCAATCATCCGCTTACATTAAGCTTATTACAGCAACTGGATTTTCCCGTAGCGGCTCCCAGCGCTAATCCCTTTGGCTATGTCAGTCCTACTACTGCTCAACATGTTGAGCAACAACTCGGCGACCGAATTCCTTATATTATAGACGGTGGACCTTGCCAAATTGGAATAGAATCTACAATTATTAATTTAGTAAACAATGAAGTAGAAATACTACGTTTGGGCGGCTTGGCTATTGAGGAAATTGAAACTGTTATTAAGCAGCCCGTAAAATATGTGAAAACGAGTAGTTCTAACCCGAAAGCACCGGGCATGCTGAGCAGCCATTACGCGCCTCGTAAAAAAGTTTTACTGGGCAACATCCGTGAAAATTTAAAAAATTACAATCCGGAACGAACAGGTATTCTATCTTTCCAAAATGTTTGGGAGCAGGTTCCCCGTAATCAGCAATTTATTTTAGCCCCTAATGGCGATACCAATGAGGCTGCCCGAAATTTATTTGCGGCTTTACGGCAGCTGGATTCCTTATCTATCGATATAATTTTGGCGGAGTTAGTACCGGAAACAGGTTTGGGCAAAGCTATAAATGACCGATTAATCCGTGCTTCTTTCTAGTATGCTAGTTAATAGATTATGCAAATATGGTGTTAATTTTAAAAGTATGCTGGTTGTGGCAAAACTTACTGATTTGCTGTTGAACGAAGGTTTACCACCGACTAAAACGAAAACAAATGAATAGTGTAGCTGTATTCTGCGGTGCTAATTTTGGTAGTAATCCCATTTATAAAATCAAGGCCCAGGTATTAGGAAAATTGTTGGCCGAGCGAAACATTAAACTGGTATTTGGCGGCGGCAAAGTAGGTTTAATGGGTGCTATTGCCGATAGTGTATTGGCGCACGGCGGAAGAGTAACAGGAGTAATTCCACAAAGTTTAGTAGACCGGGAAGTAGCCCATGCCGCGCTTACGGAATTGCACGTGGTACAAACCATGCACGAACGCAAAGCTTTAATGGCCAGTTTAGCGGATGGCTTTATTGCCATGCCCGGCGGCTTTGGTACCCTGGATGAAGTTTGTGAAATTATCACCTGGAACCAACTGGATATTATCACTAAACCCGTGGCCTTTTATAACGTGAATAATTACTTTAACTCGTTTATGCAGTTCATAGACGGGAGCGTGGCCGACGGCTTTATCCGGGAAGAACACTGGGCGAGCTTGATTGTAGCGGAAGAACCGGAAGAACTATTGCAAAAGTTGCGAGCTTATACTCCGGTAACTGTCTGTAAATGGATAGATTTAAATAAAGTTTAAAAAGAAGACATCCTCGTGGAGCTGCCTTCTTTTTTAAAATCAATCCTGCAGAAATAAAGTTTTAATGGCGTAAAATCAGCTGTTTCACGGCCTCTACCCATAGGGGACTAGAGTTTAAGCTTT
This region includes:
- a CDS encoding L-threonylcarbamoyladenylate synthase, with product MAIIGTDTEQAANLLRAGQLVSIPTETVYGLAANAYLEEAVVSIFEAKQRPAFDPLIVHTHSIQELNKIAVNIPQRAYQLAEAFMPGPVTLILPRHPKIPLLVTSGNESVGVRIPNHPLTLSLLQQLDFPVAAPSANPFGYVSPTTAQHVEQQLGDRIPYIIDGGPCQIGIESTIINLVNNEVEILRLGGLAIEEIETVIKQPVKYVKTSSSNPKAPGMLSSHYAPRKKVLLGNIRENLKNYNPERTGILSFQNVWEQVPRNQQFILAPNGDTNEAARNLFAALRQLDSLSIDIILAELVPETGLGKAINDRLIRASF
- a CDS encoding LOG family protein translates to MNSVAVFCGANFGSNPIYKIKAQVLGKLLAERNIKLVFGGGKVGLMGAIADSVLAHGGRVTGVIPQSLVDREVAHAALTELHVVQTMHERKALMASLADGFIAMPGGFGTLDEVCEIITWNQLDIITKPVAFYNVNNYFNSFMQFIDGSVADGFIREEHWASLIVAEEPEELLQKLRAYTPVTVCKWIDLNKV